The following proteins come from a genomic window of Symbiobacterium terraclitae:
- a CDS encoding ribonuclease HII has product MADLRLERVLWRHGCQVIGLDEAGRGPLAGPVVAAACILPEGAVLPGVNDSKRLTEKQREAAYAPIQEAALGWGVGIVDAARIDEINILRATFEAMAQAVEAARVMAAVRLGRVAEAALLVDGNQRLPQWTGWQRPVVGGDRKSLSIAAASILAKVTRDRLMVEYDQLYPGYGFARNKGYGSQEHLAALEQLGPCPIHRRTFIGPRQLRFF; this is encoded by the coding sequence TTGGCTGATCTGCGGCTGGAGCGGGTGCTGTGGCGGCACGGCTGCCAGGTGATCGGCCTGGACGAGGCCGGGCGGGGTCCCCTCGCCGGTCCGGTGGTGGCGGCGGCCTGCATCCTGCCCGAGGGTGCGGTTCTCCCCGGGGTGAACGACTCCAAGCGGCTGACCGAGAAGCAGCGGGAGGCCGCCTATGCCCCGATCCAGGAGGCTGCCCTGGGCTGGGGGGTGGGCATCGTGGACGCGGCCCGTATCGACGAGATCAACATCCTCCGGGCCACCTTCGAGGCCATGGCCCAGGCCGTGGAGGCCGCCCGGGTGATGGCGGCGGTCCGGCTCGGGCGGGTGGCGGAGGCGGCGCTCCTGGTGGACGGCAACCAGCGCCTGCCGCAGTGGACCGGCTGGCAGCGGCCGGTGGTGGGCGGGGACCGCAAGTCGCTCTCCATCGCGGCCGCGTCGATTCTCGCCAAGGTGACCCGGGACCGCCTGATGGTGGAGTACGACCAGCTCTACCCGGGATACGGCTTCGCCCGCAACAAGGGCTACGGCTCGCAGGAGCACCTGGCGGCGCTGGAACAGCTCGGACCCTGTCCGATCCACCGGCGGACCTTCATCGGCCCCCGCCAGCTGCGGTTTTTCTGA
- a CDS encoding MFS transporter, producing MSAVYFFFFGAQGAMTPFLSVFYRSSGLSASQIALLLSVPPVMLFLSQPLFGQLADRLGNRGRLFSQLLVVAALAGGLVSLGSSFWSFLPLVALWSFFAGPLGAIADSIALGEVQRTGASYPQLRLWGSVSWVITSTLGGWLYNRIDLRWSFAFYTIVSLVTLVWSTRLPAEGVTSRSRTLPPISTLFRIPELTGFLLCSGLLQTTIAANSAFLSIHVGNLGGSNSLVGLAWAIAALTEIPVWLYLDRITERFGAVRVVTFAAFMYGLRWALMSLAPAAGMVLVLQAMQAFSFALFAPTAVQIVGRLVPQELRTSGQALLVLVNGGVATVLGNLVAGRLVDLAGTAMLYRATAAVALAAGLGFMLLVRRARSGGAGRQEVSRVG from the coding sequence GTGTCTGCCGTCTACTTCTTCTTCTTCGGTGCGCAGGGCGCCATGACGCCGTTCCTATCGGTCTTCTACCGCAGTTCGGGTCTCTCAGCCTCGCAGATCGCACTCTTGCTCTCGGTCCCGCCTGTCATGCTTTTCCTCTCCCAGCCGCTCTTCGGCCAGCTGGCCGACCGCCTGGGCAACCGGGGCAGGCTCTTCAGCCAGCTCCTGGTGGTGGCGGCACTGGCCGGGGGCCTCGTCAGCCTCGGGTCGTCGTTCTGGTCCTTCCTGCCGCTCGTTGCGCTCTGGTCGTTCTTCGCCGGGCCGCTGGGCGCCATCGCGGACTCGATCGCCCTGGGCGAGGTGCAGCGGACCGGGGCCAGCTACCCGCAGCTGCGACTGTGGGGATCGGTCTCCTGGGTGATCACGTCCACCCTGGGCGGGTGGCTCTACAACCGCATCGACCTCCGCTGGTCGTTTGCCTTCTACACGATCGTCTCGCTGGTCACGCTGGTCTGGTCCACCCGGCTGCCGGCCGAGGGGGTCACCAGCCGGAGCCGGACCCTGCCGCCGATCTCGACGCTCTTCCGCATTCCGGAGCTCACCGGCTTCCTGCTGTGCTCGGGCCTCCTCCAGACCACCATCGCGGCCAACTCGGCCTTCCTTTCCATCCACGTCGGCAACCTGGGCGGCTCCAACTCGCTGGTGGGGCTGGCCTGGGCGATCGCCGCGCTCACGGAGATCCCGGTCTGGCTCTACCTCGACCGCATCACCGAGCGGTTCGGCGCGGTCCGGGTGGTCACGTTCGCGGCCTTCATGTACGGACTGCGCTGGGCCCTGATGAGCCTGGCCCCCGCGGCGGGAATGGTCCTGGTGCTGCAGGCGATGCAGGCGTTCAGCTTCGCCCTGTTTGCACCGACCGCCGTGCAGATCGTCGGGCGCCTCGTGCCCCAGGAGCTTCGCACCAGCGGCCAGGCCCTGCTGGTGCTGGTGAACGGCGGCGTGGCGACGGTCCTGGGCAACCTGGTGGCCGGCCGTCTGGTCGACCTGGCGGGGACGGCGATGCTGTACCGGGCGACCGCCGCGGTGGCCCTGGCGGCGGGGCTGGGGTTCATGCTGCTGGTCCGGCGCGCCCGGTCCGGCGGGGCGGGCAGGCAGGAGGTGAGCCGGGTTGGCTGA